Proteins from one Setaria italica strain Yugu1 chromosome V, Setaria_italica_v2.0, whole genome shotgun sequence genomic window:
- the LOC101758397 gene encoding uncharacterized protein LOC101758397, whose protein sequence is MKIAPAAALPLLLLLIFSPAAMSSALAPSGADEHGPSVYVVFVSRADYFDSPDYDLGLLASVVGSAAEAKGALIYHYSGVGFAARLAPEHAARLSKKDGVAVLKDETYGIEGDGRLPRFFEENV, encoded by the exons ATGAAGATAGCTCCCGCAGCTGCGCttccactgctgctgctgctcatctTCTCGCCGGCCGCCATGTCCTCCGCTCTGGCCCCGTCCGGCGCCGACGAGCACGGCCCCAGCGTCTACGTTGTCTTCGTCAGCCGCGCCGACTACTTCGACTCCCCGGACTACGACCTCGGCTTGCTCGCTTCCGTCGTCGGAAG cgcggcggaggcgaaggGCGCGCTGATCTACCACTACAGCGGTGTCGGCTTCGCGGCGCGCCTGGCACCGGAGCACGCCGCTCGACTGTCAA AGAAGGACGGCGTCGCGGTCTTGAAGGACGAGACGTACGGTATTGAGGGggacggccgattgcctcgttTCTTCGAAGAGAATGTCTGA
- the LOC101757985 gene encoding uncharacterized protein LOC101757985 encodes MEISFEAWEGVQRHGQDLADRLAQGFTGLLQAPPQFPWPPAPHKRMPFDIDLPVVPFGAGRGAPGKDFPFPAAAVSSVIDIGGRLGQAGAELGASVGGAVQHAVRQLPVPFRQIRRRKQSPQAPLPPAASVGEGAVGLSVGRAAADRCPLEAAAAAAAAATGSAAASSVSGHVGGDDLDEEDEGFGCEIGTFGNFKKAKGTVNMSATYNTRSHDIESSVVARGDLWRLEASRGGSTSGNDTSPLYLIQLGPLLFVRDSTLLLPVHLSKQHLLWYGYDRKNGVHSLCPAIWSKHRRWLMMSMMCLNPVACSFMDLQFPNGQLTYVAGEGISASGFLPLFGGLLQAQGKYPGETRVSFSVKNKRGTRFTPMFQWPDKSVSLGVTQPLAWKRSGLMVRPSIQVSLCPTFGGSDPGVRAEVVHSLKEELNLMCGLSCTRHPSAFTALSIGRSKWNGQVGSSGVVITLETPLNNIGRPALSVQLNGGFEL; translated from the exons ATGGAGATCTCGTTCGAGGCGTGGGAGGGCGTGCAGCGGCACGGCCAGGACCTCGCGGACCGCCTCGCGCAGGGCTTCACGGGCCTGCTCCAGGCGCCGCCGCAGTTCCCGTGGCCGCCGGCACCGCACAAACGGATGCCCTTCGACATCGACCTCCCCGTCGTCCCCTTCGGCGCCGGACGCGGAGCCCCCGGGAAGGACTTCCCCttccccgcggcggcggtcTCCTCGGTCATCGACATCGGCGGAAGGCTCGGACAGGCCGGCGCCGAGCTCGGGGCGTCCGTCGGCGGGGCCGTGCAGCACGCCGTCAGGCAGCTGCCCGTCCCGTTCCGCCAGATCCGGCGCCGCAAGCAGTCGCCTCAGGCGCCCCTGCCCCCTGCGGCTTCGGTGGGCGAGGGGGCCGTAGGGCTCTCCGTCGGAAGGGCTGCTGCGGATAGGTGCCCCCtagaggcggcggccgccgcagccgctgcgGCAACTGGGAGCGCGGCCGCGTCGAGCGTCAGTGGTCATGTTGGCGGAGATGACTTggatgaggaggacgagggTTTCGGCTGCGAGATTGGGACTTTTGGAAACTTTAAGAAGGCCAAG GGTACTGTAAATATGTCGGCAACTTACAACACCAGGAGTCATGACATCGAGAGTTCTGTTGTTGCACGTGGAGACCTATGGAGGCTAGAGGCCTCACGTGGTGGTTCAACTTCTGGAAATGATACTTCGCCTCTTTACCTTATTCAGTTGGGGCCTCTACTATTTGTTCGAGACTCTACACTTCTCTTGCCTGTTCATCTATCAAAGCAACACCTGCTTTGGTATGGTTATGATCGCAAG AATGGAGTTCATTCCCTATGTCCGGCTATATGGTCAAAACATAGAAGATGGTTGATGATGTCGATGATGTGTCTCAATCCAGTTGCTTGT TCCTTTATGGATCTGCAGTTCCCTAATGGGCAATTAACATATGTTGCTGGTGAGGGGATATCAGCAAGTGGTTTTCTTCCGTTATTTGGCGGGTTGCTCCAAGCTCAAGGAAAATATCCTGGAGAAACAAGAGTGAGCTTTTCTGTCAAG aataaaCGTGGCACAAGGTTCACTCCTATGTTTCAGTGGCCCGACAAGTCTGTTTCGTTAGGAGTTACTCAACCCTTGGCATGGAAAAGATCTGGTCTTATGGTGAGACCCAGCATACAAGTCAG TTTGTGCCCTACATTTGGTGGAAGTGATCCTGGGGTACGTGCAGAAGTTGTCCATTCACTGAAAGAGGAATTGAATTTGATGTGTGGCCTCTCTTGCACAAGACATCCATCAGCTTTTACCGCGCTCTCT ATTGGCCGGTCCAAGTGGAATGGTCAAGTGGGCAGTTCTGGAGTGGTAATCACCTTGGAAACACCTCTTAATAACATTGGAAGGCCAGCTTTATCCGTTCAACTGAATGGCGGCTTTGAGTTGTGA